In Desulfopila inferna, a single genomic region encodes these proteins:
- a CDS encoding mechanosensitive ion channel family protein: protein MEIVREFLSSISWDVIIKSGLRITLILIISWIIMKVILSSLRRLERRLLAKSQDDNEPASESDKRIDTIIRLLRQGSLLALWLTVCLVILKQVGVDIAPIIASAGIVGLAVGFGAQNLVRDIISGFFLILENQVRVGDVAIINGTGGLVEKINFRTVVLRDLAGIVHIFPNGTITTLSNMTNEWSAFILDIGVAYKEDTDKVIAIMKEVGHGMFEDEVFGKLLLEEPEIFGVDKFDDSAVIIKGRIKTKPIRQWDAGREYLRRLKYAFDEKGIEIPFPHRTMYFGEESKPFELQILEKKAGAQTAD from the coding sequence ATGGAGATAGTTAGAGAATTTTTGTCGAGTATTTCCTGGGATGTCATCATCAAGTCCGGACTGCGCATTACCCTCATCCTGATCATTTCCTGGATTATAATGAAAGTAATCCTCAGTTCTTTGAGGCGATTGGAGCGTCGCTTGCTCGCAAAAAGCCAGGATGACAATGAACCGGCATCGGAATCGGATAAGCGGATCGATACAATCATCCGCCTATTGAGGCAGGGTTCCCTGCTGGCACTCTGGCTTACCGTCTGCCTGGTCATTCTCAAGCAGGTGGGCGTTGATATCGCCCCGATTATCGCCAGCGCCGGAATCGTCGGTCTTGCCGTGGGTTTCGGCGCCCAGAACCTGGTGCGGGATATCATCTCCGGCTTTTTTCTTATCCTGGAAAATCAGGTCCGCGTCGGAGATGTGGCTATCATCAACGGCACAGGAGGCCTGGTTGAAAAGATTAACTTTCGTACCGTCGTCCTCCGCGATCTAGCCGGTATCGTCCATATTTTCCCCAACGGCACCATCACCACCCTGAGCAATATGACCAATGAATGGTCGGCTTTCATTCTCGATATCGGGGTGGCCTATAAGGAAGATACCGACAAAGTCATTGCCATCATGAAGGAGGTAGGGCACGGCATGTTCGAGGACGAGGTTTTCGGAAAACTGCTGCTGGAGGAGCCGGAAATTTTCGGAGTGGACAAATTCGATGATTCCGCTGTGATTATCAAGGGACGGATCAAGACCAAACCGATTCGCCAGTGGGATGCTGGTCGGGAATACCTGCGTCGCCTTAAATATGCCTTTGATGAGAAGGGCATCGAGATACCATTTCCGCACCGGACCATGTATTTCGGGGAGGAGAGCAAGCCCTTCGAACTGCAGATCCTTGAAAAAAAGGCAGGAGCACAAACGGCGGATTAG
- a CDS encoding iron-containing alcohol dehydrogenase: MNFSLKPLPRIYFGPGKIVDLTELVVSFGNTVLFIIGKESFGKSPFWAELRQSIAARGISFHVEHISGEPSPQSIDAITGKYRKFNINAVAAIGGGSVLDSGKAVSAMLATSGSVLDYLEGVGTREPEGRKIPFIAVPTTSGTGSEVTSNAVISRVGKDGFKKSLRHDGYIPDVALVDPALTLACPPRLTANCAMDAFSQLVESYLSTKASPFTDDLALGALRKVKKSLTSVHLNGGNIEDRSNMSYGSLISGITLANAGLGVIHGFASVIGGLYPIPHGVVCGTLMAAGNEVTLHKLRKSGDFSGALRKYAKLGKIFSDRERGSDEYYQDSFIADLQIITATLGMELLGDYGISSKDLSAIAEKTGSKNNPVVLERDELEEILSKRK, translated from the coding sequence ATGAACTTTTCTCTAAAACCGTTGCCGCGGATATATTTCGGTCCCGGCAAAATTGTCGATCTTACTGAGCTGGTAGTCTCTTTTGGAAACACGGTACTGTTTATAATCGGCAAAGAATCGTTCGGCAAGTCTCCATTCTGGGCAGAGCTGCGCCAGTCGATAGCGGCGCGCGGCATCTCCTTCCATGTTGAACATATATCTGGGGAACCTTCTCCGCAGAGTATCGATGCTATAACCGGCAAATACCGAAAGTTTAATATAAACGCCGTTGCCGCCATCGGCGGCGGCTCTGTACTGGATAGCGGCAAGGCGGTCTCAGCCATGTTGGCTACCAGCGGCAGTGTTCTCGATTACCTGGAAGGCGTGGGAACCAGAGAACCGGAAGGTCGTAAAATCCCCTTTATTGCAGTGCCGACGACCTCCGGTACAGGCAGCGAGGTGACCAGCAACGCTGTCATTTCCAGAGTCGGAAAAGACGGCTTCAAAAAATCCCTTCGTCATGACGGATATATTCCCGATGTCGCCCTCGTCGATCCGGCGCTGACGCTTGCCTGCCCGCCACGGCTCACCGCGAATTGTGCCATGGATGCCTTCAGTCAACTCGTGGAATCCTATCTTTCCACAAAAGCATCACCCTTTACGGATGATCTTGCCCTCGGAGCTCTGAGGAAAGTGAAGAAGTCCCTGACCTCGGTTCATCTGAATGGTGGAAATATAGAGGACCGGAGCAATATGTCTTATGGCTCCTTAATTTCTGGAATTACCCTGGCCAATGCGGGGTTGGGAGTTATCCATGGTTTTGCTTCGGTCATAGGCGGACTCTATCCAATTCCCCATGGAGTAGTGTGCGGCACTCTTATGGCGGCAGGCAACGAAGTGACCCTTCATAAATTACGGAAGAGCGGCGATTTCTCTGGTGCGCTGCGGAAATATGCGAAACTGGGAAAGATTTTCAGTGATCGCGAGAGGGGAAGTGATGAATATTATCAGGACAGTTTTATTGCCGACCTGCAGATTATCACCGCAACCTTAGGTATGGAACTTTTAGGCGATTATGGGATAAGCAGCAAGGATCTTAGCGCCATCGCCGAAAAGACCGGCAGCAAAAACAATCCTGTCGTGCTCGAGAGGGATGAACTAGAGGAGATTCTTTCAAAGAGGAAATAA
- the ilvB gene encoding acetolactate synthase large subunit has translation MEKMNGAELIIRLLENQGITTIAGIPGGANLPLYDALQRSTKIRHVLSRHEQGAGFIAQGMARSTGKPGVCFATSGPGATNILTAIADAFLDSVPLICITGQVPKTLIGTDAFQEVDTYGLSIPITKHNYLIRSAAEISDTIQRAFEIATTGRPGPVVIDVPKDVQQEMIEIAGFPEPIQQPSALPCAADKIAQAADMINNAARPILYLGGGVINSGAGELALQLLEKSGLPTTMTLMGLGAISTRHPLALGMLGMHAARSTNMALEECDLLIAAGVRFDDRATGKISEFCPDADVIHMDIDPSEVHKLRRANVALIGDLTDCIGELLPFIVEQKRPEWQARITELKTKHPLTIPESLVPQKPYGLIRKVAEIVGDDAIITTDVGKHQMWTAQVYPFCKPRQFLTSGGLGTMGFGLPAAIGAALANPDRLVVCFSGDGSLQMNIQELATAVEQRLNVKIIVLNNNSLGLVRQQQNLFYNNNNFASDFAIDIDFATIAKGFGMQSVDFKYSPLAGELLKDALSAPGPCLINVPIDKDEEVYPMVPPGAANTAMIGGYTTTTKN, from the coding sequence ATGGAAAAGATGAACGGAGCAGAACTGATCATACGGCTGCTTGAAAACCAGGGAATCACTACTATTGCAGGCATTCCTGGCGGTGCGAACCTGCCGCTCTACGACGCCCTGCAGCGATCCACAAAAATCAGACATGTACTGAGCAGGCATGAACAGGGTGCCGGATTCATCGCCCAGGGAATGGCACGATCCACAGGAAAACCGGGGGTTTGCTTTGCCACATCCGGGCCGGGGGCAACCAACATCCTTACCGCTATAGCCGATGCCTTCCTTGATTCCGTCCCCTTGATCTGCATAACAGGCCAGGTTCCCAAAACGCTGATAGGAACCGATGCCTTCCAGGAGGTTGACACCTACGGCCTCTCGATTCCCATCACCAAGCATAATTATCTCATCCGTTCAGCCGCCGAGATTTCCGACACCATCCAGCGGGCCTTTGAAATTGCAACCACCGGCCGACCGGGACCGGTCGTGATCGATGTCCCCAAAGATGTTCAGCAGGAGATGATTGAAATTGCCGGCTTTCCCGAACCAATACAACAGCCTTCTGCCCTGCCCTGCGCCGCGGACAAGATCGCCCAAGCCGCCGATATGATCAACAACGCCGCCAGGCCTATCCTCTATCTCGGGGGAGGCGTGATAAACAGCGGTGCCGGCGAGCTAGCCCTGCAGCTTCTGGAAAAGAGCGGACTGCCGACCACCATGACACTAATGGGCCTCGGCGCCATCTCAACACGCCATCCGCTGGCCCTGGGTATGCTGGGCATGCATGCAGCCCGCTCCACCAACATGGCTCTGGAGGAATGTGACCTGCTCATTGCCGCCGGTGTCCGCTTTGATGACAGAGCAACGGGAAAGATTTCCGAGTTCTGCCCCGATGCCGATGTCATCCATATGGATATCGATCCCAGCGAGGTGCACAAACTCAGGCGCGCCAATGTAGCGCTGATCGGTGATCTTACCGACTGTATCGGCGAACTGCTCCCTTTTATAGTTGAGCAGAAACGTCCGGAATGGCAGGCGCGCATCACTGAGTTGAAGACCAAGCATCCCCTCACTATTCCGGAATCACTGGTCCCGCAGAAACCCTATGGCCTGATCCGCAAAGTAGCTGAAATAGTGGGAGACGATGCCATTATTACCACCGATGTCGGTAAGCATCAGATGTGGACCGCCCAGGTTTATCCCTTCTGCAAACCGCGCCAGTTCCTCACCTCCGGCGGACTGGGCACCATGGGATTCGGACTACCCGCGGCCATTGGCGCGGCACTTGCCAATCCCGACAGGCTGGTGGTTTGCTTCAGCGGCGACGGCAGTCTGCAGATGAACATCCAGGAACTCGCCACCGCCGTCGAACAGCGCTTGAACGTCAAGATCATTGTTTTGAATAATAACTCTCTGGGACTGGTACGCCAGCAGCAGAATCTTTTTTACAATAATAACAATTTCGCCTCTGATTTTGCCATTGACATCGATTTCGCCACCATCGCCAAGGGCTTCGGCATGCAGTCCGTCGATTTCAAATATTCTCCCCTGGCCGGTGAACTTCTCAAGGATGCACTCTCCGCACCGGGTCCATGTCTGATCAATGTACCCATCGACAAAGACGAAGAGGTTTATCCCATGGTGCCTCCGGGTGCAGCCAACACGGCCATGATTGGCGGATATACTACAACCACTAAAAACTAG
- the gltA gene encoding NADPH-dependent glutamate synthase: MAEKGEKKTKNPRVAMPEQDPQVRARNFLEVPTGYTLKMAQEEAARCLQCRKPGCVTGCPVGVDIPGFIDLIAQGDMTGAIRNLWTKNALPAVCGRVCPQEIQCEGKCIVGKKGEPVAIGNLERFAADYERQHGTGEMPPVAPPTGKKVAVVGSGPSGLTVAGDLILKGHEVTIFEAFHKPGGVLVYGIPEFRLPKEDIVAQEVDFLRKLGVKIECNVVIGRTVTLDELFEQGFDAVYVGVGAGLPRFMNIPGENLVGILSANEYLTRANLMKAYKFPEVDTPIPMGKNVVVLGAGNVAMDSARTAMRLGADSVKIVYRRSREEMPARKAEIHHAEEEGIEMFLLTNPTKYLGNEKGRLTGMECLKMELGEPDESGRRRPVAVKGSEFELECDLCIVAVGSGANPLLTSDTPDMALNKWGNIVTDEKTGKTTKKGVWAGGDIVTGAATVILAMGAGREAADSIHDYLTLGW, from the coding sequence ATGGCTGAAAAAGGCGAGAAAAAAACAAAAAACCCCAGAGTTGCTATGCCCGAGCAGGACCCACAGGTAAGGGCCAGGAATTTTCTCGAAGTCCCCACGGGATATACCCTGAAAATGGCTCAGGAGGAAGCAGCGCGCTGTCTTCAGTGTAGAAAACCCGGCTGTGTTACCGGCTGCCCGGTGGGCGTTGATATCCCGGGATTCATCGATTTGATCGCTCAGGGAGATATGACCGGAGCCATTCGCAATCTTTGGACAAAAAATGCCTTGCCCGCCGTTTGTGGTCGTGTCTGTCCTCAGGAGATCCAGTGTGAAGGAAAATGCATTGTCGGTAAAAAGGGAGAGCCTGTTGCCATCGGCAATCTTGAGCGGTTTGCCGCCGATTACGAGCGACAGCACGGTACCGGCGAAATGCCTCCGGTAGCGCCTCCCACCGGCAAGAAGGTCGCGGTGGTGGGTTCGGGTCCATCCGGGCTCACGGTTGCCGGAGATCTCATTTTAAAAGGCCATGAGGTCACCATTTTCGAGGCGTTCCATAAACCCGGCGGTGTTCTGGTCTATGGTATTCCCGAATTTCGTCTGCCCAAGGAAGACATTGTCGCCCAGGAAGTGGATTTCCTGAGAAAGCTTGGAGTGAAAATTGAGTGCAATGTTGTTATCGGCAGGACCGTTACCCTGGATGAGCTGTTTGAGCAGGGATTTGACGCGGTGTATGTAGGCGTTGGCGCGGGGCTGCCCCGCTTTATGAACATTCCCGGCGAGAATCTGGTGGGCATCCTCTCCGCCAACGAATATCTTACCCGGGCCAACCTGATGAAGGCCTATAAGTTCCCCGAGGTTGACACCCCTATTCCAATGGGCAAAAATGTTGTCGTTCTGGGTGCCGGAAATGTTGCCATGGATTCGGCCAGAACCGCAATGCGGCTCGGTGCGGACAGCGTCAAGATCGTTTACCGGCGCTCGCGTGAAGAGATGCCGGCACGTAAAGCTGAAATCCATCATGCCGAGGAGGAAGGCATCGAAATGTTTCTCCTCACCAATCCGACAAAATATCTCGGCAATGAAAAGGGACGGCTCACAGGTATGGAATGTCTCAAGATGGAACTTGGCGAACCCGATGAATCAGGGAGAAGGCGTCCGGTAGCCGTTAAAGGCTCCGAATTTGAGCTTGAGTGCGATCTTTGTATCGTAGCCGTAGGTTCAGGAGCCAATCCACTGCTTACCAGTGATACTCCTGATATGGCGTTGAATAAATGGGGCAATATCGTTACCGATGAAAAAACCGGGAAGACCACCAAAAAAGGTGTCTGGGCCGGCGGAGACATCGTTACCGGTGCGGCCACGGTTATTCTGGCGATGGGAGCGGGCAGGGAAGCCGCCGATTCAATCCACGACTACCTGACCCTGGGCTGGTAA
- the thiD gene encoding bifunctional hydroxymethylpyrimidine kinase/phosphomethylpyrimidine kinase, which translates to MKSYRKALTIAGSDSGGGAGIQADLKTFSACGCYGMSAITAITAQNTCGVTAIHPVPPAVIAAQIRAVLDDIGTDAIKIGMLHSADVIMTVAQVLREYGCNNIVLDPVMVATSGDRLIEESAVATLLETLLPLATLITPNIPEAEILTKKKISTRDDMISAAQLLSSEYSLAVLLKGGHLKGTTLVDVYWPRDADSPIFFENERIATRNSHGTGCTLSSAIAAFIAHQESLHDAVRHAEKYLYQAISAGSEYSLGKGHGPVHHFFNFHKQLPKEKIS; encoded by the coding sequence TTGAAGAGCTACAGAAAAGCACTTACCATCGCCGGTTCAGACAGCGGAGGCGGAGCAGGAATCCAGGCGGATCTTAAAACATTTTCGGCCTGCGGTTGTTACGGCATGAGCGCAATAACGGCGATCACGGCACAAAACACCTGCGGTGTCACCGCTATTCATCCTGTTCCGCCTGCGGTAATTGCCGCCCAGATACGCGCCGTTCTTGACGATATCGGCACAGATGCGATCAAGATAGGCATGCTCCATTCTGCGGATGTCATCATGACGGTTGCCCAGGTTCTGCGAGAGTATGGCTGCAACAACATCGTCCTCGATCCGGTCATGGTAGCCACAAGCGGCGACCGTTTAATCGAAGAAAGCGCCGTCGCAACACTGCTGGAAACGCTCTTGCCGCTGGCAACTCTTATTACTCCTAATATACCGGAAGCCGAAATTCTAACCAAGAAAAAGATTTCCACTCGTGACGATATGATCAGCGCCGCTCAACTGCTGAGCAGCGAGTATTCTCTTGCCGTACTGCTCAAAGGCGGACACCTCAAGGGAACAACCCTTGTGGATGTCTACTGGCCCAGGGATGCCGATAGCCCAATTTTCTTCGAGAATGAGCGCATCGCCACCAGAAACAGCCACGGTACAGGCTGCACGCTGTCCTCTGCAATCGCCGCATTCATCGCCCATCAGGAATCGCTCCATGATGCGGTCCGGCATGCAGAAAAGTACCTTTACCAGGCGATTAGTGCCGGCTCCGAGTATTCACTCGGTAAAGGTCATGGTCCTGTCCACCATTTTTTCAATTTTCATAAGCAATTGCCAAAGGAGAAAATATCATGA
- a CDS encoding flavodoxin family protein has translation MNILAVLGSPRKNGNSQTLVQTVISGIEEKIQCRTEYIYLQGMKSLSPCIGCGGCEKTGMCVIKDDMIELYGKADTADIIFLVTPVYFYGPTSQLKAFIDRFQARWSRKYLLNERVRIEDKRRGYLLATAATKGPKVFEGCVLVAKSYFDTIDVPYSGELLIRGVDEKKAFKNNTEETENALRFGREIADSFG, from the coding sequence ATGAACATCCTCGCCGTTCTGGGAAGCCCTCGAAAAAACGGCAACAGCCAGACCCTGGTGCAAACAGTGATCAGCGGCATCGAGGAGAAAATCCAATGCCGGACCGAATATATTTATCTGCAAGGCATGAAATCCCTCTCCCCCTGCATCGGCTGTGGAGGATGCGAAAAAACCGGGATGTGCGTTATCAAGGATGACATGATCGAATTATACGGAAAGGCGGACACCGCCGATATCATTTTCCTGGTTACTCCCGTGTATTTTTATGGACCGACTTCCCAGCTTAAAGCCTTCATAGACCGCTTTCAAGCACGCTGGAGCAGAAAGTATCTGCTCAACGAGAGAGTCAGAATCGAGGATAAGCGCAGAGGCTATCTCCTGGCCACCGCGGCAACCAAGGGTCCAAAAGTTTTCGAGGGCTGCGTCCTGGTGGCCAAATCGTATTTCGACACCATCGATGTGCCCTACAGTGGCGAACTGCTGATCCGCGGCGTTGATGAAAAAAAGGCGTTTAAAAACAATACGGAGGAAACAGAGAATGCACTTCGCTTCGGCCGAGAAATTGCCGACTCTTTCGGCTAA
- a CDS encoding sulfide/dihydroorotate dehydrogenase-like FAD/NAD-binding protein produces MFKIVRREEMSEGTVILNEIEAPRIAKKALPGQFVIVKSGEGGERIPLTMADSDPEKGTITIIYMVVGKSTALFKELQVGDGYQDVIGPLGKATHLEKVGKVVCVGGGTGVAVLHPITRGLKEVGNDVTCIIGARNKDLLILEDEMRKASHDLRVCTDDGSYGHHGFVTDILKEVLEDDDIKLVVGIGPVPMMKAVSNLSREYKVPTLVSLNPIMVDGTGMCGGCRVTVGGETKFACVDGPEFDGHQVDFDELTLRLQAYREDEKKCHESFCTIRDSK; encoded by the coding sequence ATGTTTAAAATTGTGCGGCGTGAAGAGATGTCTGAGGGAACCGTGATCCTCAATGAAATAGAGGCTCCACGAATTGCAAAAAAAGCTCTTCCGGGCCAATTTGTAATAGTAAAATCCGGTGAGGGCGGAGAACGGATTCCGCTGACCATGGCTGATTCTGATCCGGAAAAAGGTACAATTACAATAATATACATGGTTGTCGGCAAATCTACTGCCCTCTTCAAAGAACTGCAGGTCGGCGATGGCTATCAGGATGTCATTGGTCCACTAGGCAAGGCGACCCATCTTGAAAAAGTTGGCAAAGTCGTCTGCGTCGGCGGCGGAACAGGTGTTGCCGTGCTGCATCCTATCACCCGCGGCCTTAAGGAAGTCGGCAACGATGTCACCTGCATAATAGGAGCAAGGAACAAGGATCTGCTGATACTGGAAGATGAAATGAGAAAGGCCTCCCATGATTTGCGGGTCTGCACCGATGACGGTTCTTACGGGCATCATGGCTTTGTCACCGATATTCTCAAGGAAGTACTTGAGGATGACGATATTAAACTGGTCGTCGGCATCGGTCCCGTTCCCATGATGAAAGCCGTCTCCAATCTTAGCAGGGAATATAAGGTACCGACCCTCGTCAGCTTAAATCCGATCATGGTGGACGGCACCGGAATGTGCGGTGGCTGCAGGGTTACCGTGGGCGGTGAAACCAAATTTGCCTGTGTCGACGGCCCTGAATTTGACGGTCACCAGGTAGATTTCGATGAGTTGACACTCAGGCTGCAGGCATATCGTGAAGATGAGAAAAAATGTCATGAGAGTTTCTGTACGATACGGGACTCGAAATAA